From a region of the Methyloceanibacter stevinii genome:
- a CDS encoding TOBE domain-containing protein: MSDEPKMKLSKLSTANQFAGKIMEIRKGAVTAIVYVQIAGDTMVEVSVTIASLETLKLYEGKAVTLIVNPVDIMIGCE; the protein is encoded by the coding sequence ATGTCAGACGAACCAAAGATGAAGCTCTCCAAGCTCAGCACCGCGAACCAGTTCGCGGGCAAGATCATGGAGATCCGCAAAGGGGCCGTGACGGCCATCGTTTACGTGCAGATTGCCGGCGATACGATGGTGGAAGTCAGCGTGACGATCGCCTCGCTCGAGACGCTCAAGCTTTACGAGGGCAAGGCGGTCACGTTGATCGTCAACCCCGTCGACATCATGATCGGTTGCGAATAG
- a CDS encoding alpha/beta fold hydrolase, with product MDKLVLDEPHTIVDRTACVLRLEKGRRIGFAEYGAPEGLPVIVLHGTPGSRMLFESTDSVARKMGFRIVAPDRAGYGLSDPHHHATLKDTAYDIQALVNGLGINRFFLVGFSGGGPHALAAALLMRDRIQQVGLISPVGLVADAERVSMTSLQHFIFSYLGHSETAARVYFEGVRSMVTWFPHSAEYLVTQYATETDRAILDQYGLRHSLGTSMREGLSHSVEGAVQDLRLYCHPWGLNLHKLETPVTIWQGSEDTIVPPEAAYRLAEVLPNCRLEVIEGMGHYWLFGAFERILDRIRTKPPRRSRAAPPAP from the coding sequence ATGGACAAGCTCGTCTTGGACGAACCCCATACTATTGTTGACCGCACCGCATGCGTGCTGCGGCTGGAAAAGGGACGTCGCATCGGATTTGCGGAGTACGGGGCGCCCGAAGGGCTGCCGGTAATTGTGCTGCACGGAACGCCGGGGTCGCGGATGCTGTTCGAAAGCACGGACTCCGTTGCACGTAAAATGGGATTCAGGATCGTTGCGCCCGACCGGGCCGGCTATGGCCTGTCGGATCCGCACCACCACGCAACCCTGAAGGATACAGCCTACGATATCCAAGCCTTGGTGAACGGTCTGGGCATCAACCGCTTCTTCCTGGTCGGTTTCTCCGGCGGCGGTCCCCATGCCTTGGCGGCGGCGCTTCTCATGCGAGACCGGATCCAGCAGGTTGGCCTGATCTCGCCGGTCGGGCTCGTTGCCGATGCCGAACGCGTATCCATGACCAGCCTGCAGCACTTCATCTTCTCCTATCTGGGGCATTCCGAGACCGCGGCGCGCGTCTATTTCGAGGGTGTGCGTTCGATGGTCACGTGGTTCCCGCACAGCGCCGAATATCTGGTGACCCAATACGCGACCGAGACGGACCGCGCCATTTTGGATCAATACGGTCTCCGCCATTCCTTGGGCACCAGCATGCGCGAAGGTCTGAGCCATTCGGTCGAGGGCGCCGTGCAGGATTTGCGCCTCTACTGCCATCCTTGGGGCTTGAACCTGCACAAGTTGGAGACGCCGGTTACGATTTGGCAGGGTAGTGAAGACACGATTGTGCCGCCCGAAGCGGCCTATCGTCTTGCGGAGGTGCTGCCGAATTGCCGGCTCGAAGTCATCGAGGGCATGGGACACTACTGGCTCTTCGGCGCATTTGAGCGAATCCTGGATCGGATCCGGACAAAGCCGCCACGCCGCAGCCGCGCAGCGCCACCCGCGCCGTAG